A region from the Triticum urartu cultivar G1812 chromosome 1, Tu2.1, whole genome shotgun sequence genome encodes:
- the LOC125533110 gene encoding transcription repressor OFP8-like translates to MKAMILRRRGAGGGLRITRKGRGFMCGCGGSKAVSVSDGSDKQSPMATPPTNTSTATTATTMSTVTTTATRRAGNSRAASLISTAAASSSFSPSSTDEADTSVGSTPSVAALLRQLGELERTVRSLQGAGAEGVGDGRRHRRTSSEGGGRRVEESVAVVKESADPLADFRRSMLQMIVEKEIVGGADLRELLHRFLSLNAPHHHHLILRAFAEIWEEVFSGYERTPDFLVSHSHGRKRLPAANSLR, encoded by the coding sequence ATGAAGGCGATGATACTACGCCGccgcggcgccggcggcgggctGCGCATCACGAGGAAGGGCCGCGGCTTCATGTGCGGCTGCGGCGGCTCAAAGGCCGTCTCCGTCTCcgacggctccgacaagcagtcCCCCATGGCCACGCCGCCCACCAACACGTCGACCGCCACCACTGCCACCACCATGTCCACGGTCACCACCACGGCGACGAGGAGGGCAGGGAACAGCAGGGCGGCGTCGTTGATCTCCACCGCGGCGGCGTCCTCCTCGTTCTCACCCTCGTCGACGGACGAGGCCGACACCAGCGTGGGGAGCACCCCCAGCGTCGCCGCGCTCCTGCGGCAGCTCGGCGAGCTCGAGCGCACCGTCCGCTCCCTGCAGGGCGCCGGCGCCGAAGGCGTCGGCGACGGGAGGCGGCACAGGCGCACCTCCAGCGAGGGCGGCGGCAGGAGGGTGGAGGAGAGCGTGGCCGTGGTGAAGGAGTCGGCCGACCCGCTGGCCGACTTCCGGCGGTCGATGCTGCAGATGATCGTGGAGAAGGAGATCGTGGGCGGCGCCGACCTGCGGGAGCTCCTCCACCGGTTCCTGTCCCTCAACGCgccgcaccaccaccacctcATCCTCCGGGCCTTCGCCGAGATCTGGGAGGAGGTCTTCTCCGGCTACGAGCGCACCCCGGACTTCCTCGTCTCCCACTCCCACGGCAGGAAAAGGCTCCCCGCAGCGAATTCCCTCCGCTGA